In Rhizobiales bacterium NRL2, a genomic segment contains:
- a CDS encoding aspartate aminotransferase (catalyzes the formation of oxalozcetate and L-glutamate from L-aspartate and 2-oxoglutarate), with product MSILAESLSRIKPSPTIAVTAKARELRAMGKDVIGLGAGEPDFDTPDNIKEAAIKAIRHGETKYTNVDGTPELKAAVSQKFKRENNLDYAPEQITVGTGGKQVLYNALMATLNPGDEVLIPAPYWVSYPDMVLLAGGTPTFIEAGANQGFKLVPEELDKAITKKTKWLILNSPSNPSGAAYTREELAALGEVLKRHEHVWVMTDDMYEHLVYDDFEYSTIAEVCPFLYDRTLTVNGVSKAYAMTGWRIGYAGGPVTLVAAMAKIQSQSTSNPSSISQAAAVEALTGPNDYIAERNKVFQERRDLVVAMLNDAEGLHCSTPEGAFYVYPSCAGCIGKTTPDGKKIGNDTDFVTYLLESVGVACVQGEAFGLSPHFRISYATSTEALKEACTRIQKACADLK from the coding sequence ATGTCGATCCTTGCCGAATCGCTGAGCCGCATCAAGCCGTCGCCGACCATCGCGGTCACGGCCAAAGCCCGCGAGCTGCGCGCCATGGGCAAGGACGTCATCGGACTGGGCGCCGGCGAGCCGGACTTCGATACGCCCGACAACATCAAGGAAGCGGCGATCAAGGCCATCCGCCACGGCGAGACCAAGTACACCAACGTGGACGGTACGCCGGAGCTGAAGGCCGCGGTGAGCCAGAAGTTCAAGCGCGAGAACAACCTGGACTACGCGCCCGAACAGATCACGGTCGGCACCGGCGGCAAACAGGTGCTCTACAACGCGCTGATGGCGACGCTGAACCCGGGCGACGAGGTTCTGATCCCCGCTCCCTACTGGGTGTCCTATCCGGACATGGTGCTGCTGGCCGGCGGCACGCCGACCTTCATCGAGGCCGGCGCCAACCAGGGCTTCAAGCTGGTGCCCGAGGAACTGGACAAGGCGATCACGAAGAAGACCAAGTGGCTGATCCTCAACAGCCCGTCGAACCCCTCCGGCGCGGCCTATACCCGCGAGGAGCTGGCGGCGCTGGGCGAGGTGCTGAAACGCCACGAACATGTCTGGGTCATGACCGACGACATGTACGAACACCTCGTCTATGACGACTTCGAGTACTCGACCATCGCCGAGGTCTGCCCGTTCCTCTACGACCGCACGCTGACGGTCAACGGCGTCTCCAAGGCCTATGCGATGACCGGCTGGCGCATCGGCTATGCCGGCGGGCCGGTGACGCTGGTGGCGGCGATGGCCAAGATCCAGTCGCAGTCGACCTCCAACCCCTCCTCCATCAGCCAGGCGGCGGCCGTCGAGGCGCTGACCGGCCCGAACGACTACATCGCCGAGCGCAACAAGGTCTTTCAGGAACGGCGCGATCTGGTGGTCGCCATGCTGAACGATGCCGAGGGGCTGCATTGCTCGACGCCGGAAGGCGCGTTCTACGTCTATCCGTCGTGCGCCGGCTGCATCGGCAAGACGACGCCCGACGGCAAGAAGATCGGCAACGACACCGACTTCGTCACCTACCTGCTGGAAAGCGTCGGCGTGGCCTGCGTGCAGGGCGAGGCCTTCGGGCTGAGTCCGCATTTCCGCATCTCCTACGCGACCTCGACCGAGGCGCTGAAGGAAGCCTGCACGCGGATCCAGAAGGCCTGCGCCGATCTGAAGTAG
- a CDS encoding benzoyl-CoA oxygenase subunit B: MAIDYVNKIPNNVDLSDNRRLQRALEAWQPNFLSWWDDIGPLGFQQKDVYLRTATSVDAKGWAHFDYVKMPDYRWGIFLADRNPDRQINFGDHKGEPAWQEVPGEYRGVLRRLIVTQGDTEPASVEQQRLLGATAPSLYDLRNLFQVNVEEGRHLWAMVYLLHAHFGRDGREEAEALLERRSGDEDKPRILGAFNEKTPDWLSFFMFTYFTDRDGKYQLASLAESGFDPLSRTCRFMLTEEAHHMFVGETGIGRVIDRTLELMKEHDTDDISPFGGVNLSLLQKYLNFHFSVSVDLFGSELSTNAANYYTMGLKGRFEETRKDDDHLLKDASHEVMHLEDSRFVMRDDPALQALNEALRDDYVLDCQRGVDRWNKAIAKAGIDFRLKLPHRAFHRQIGQFASVHCTPEGKLISAEEWNARCHEWLPTDEDQKYVESLMKPVYEPGKFAAWIAPPRRGINGRPVDFEYVRFN, from the coding sequence ATGGCGATCGACTACGTCAACAAGATCCCGAACAATGTGGACCTGTCCGACAATCGCCGCCTGCAGCGCGCGCTGGAGGCCTGGCAGCCGAATTTCCTGAGCTGGTGGGACGACATCGGTCCCCTGGGATTCCAGCAGAAGGACGTCTACCTGCGCACTGCGACCTCGGTCGACGCCAAGGGCTGGGCCCATTTCGACTATGTGAAGATGCCGGACTACCGTTGGGGCATCTTCCTCGCCGACCGCAATCCCGACAGGCAGATCAATTTCGGCGACCACAAGGGCGAACCCGCCTGGCAGGAAGTGCCGGGCGAGTACCGCGGCGTGCTGCGCCGTCTGATCGTCACCCAGGGCGACACCGAGCCCGCCTCAGTCGAACAGCAGCGTCTGCTGGGCGCCACGGCGCCCTCGCTCTATGACCTGCGCAACCTCTTCCAGGTCAATGTCGAGGAAGGCCGGCATCTGTGGGCCATGGTCTATCTGCTGCACGCCCATTTCGGCCGCGACGGCCGCGAGGAGGCCGAGGCCCTGCTGGAGCGCCGCTCCGGCGACGAGGACAAGCCGCGTATCCTGGGCGCCTTCAACGAGAAGACGCCGGACTGGCTCAGCTTCTTCATGTTCACCTACTTCACTGACCGCGACGGCAAGTACCAGCTCGCCAGCCTGGCGGAGTCCGGCTTCGATCCGCTTTCGCGCACCTGCCGCTTCATGCTGACCGAGGAAGCCCATCACATGTTCGTCGGCGAGACCGGCATCGGCCGCGTCATCGACCGGACGCTGGAGCTGATGAAGGAGCACGACACCGACGACATCAGCCCCTTCGGCGGCGTGAACCTCTCGCTGCTGCAGAAATACCTGAACTTCCACTTCTCGGTATCGGTGGATCTGTTCGGTTCGGAACTCTCCACCAACGCCGCGAACTACTACACGATGGGCCTCAAGGGCCGGTTCGAGGAGACGCGGAAGGACGACGATCACCTGTTGAAGGACGCCAGCCACGAGGTCATGCACCTGGAGGACAGCCGCTTCGTCATGCGCGATGATCCCGCGCTTCAAGCGCTCAACGAGGCGCTCCGCGACGACTACGTCCTCGATTGTCAGCGCGGCGTGGACCGCTGGAACAAGGCGATCGCCAAGGCGGGCATCGACTTCCGGCTGAAGCTGCCGCACCGGGCCTTCCATCGCCAGATCGGACAGTTCGCCAGCGTCCACTGCACGCCGGAAGGCAAGCTGATCTCCGCCGAGGAGTGGAATGCGCGCTGCCATGAATGGCTGCCGACCGACGAGGATCAGAAGTACGTCGAATCGCTGATGAAGCCGGTCTACGAGCCCGGCAAGTTCGCGGCCTGGATCGCCCCGCCGCGGCGCGGCATCAACGGCAGGCCCGTCGACTTCGAGTATGTCCGCTTCAACTAG
- a CDS encoding mechanosensitive ion channel protein, translating to MERLEIWLERNLALVETTLSGTAFYYQLGAIAAALAASWLLSTLIQRRFFWFSREPKASEGYEIRWAFFRARTLVFPFTCVVVFGALSVFGETAFGENWLIRIAQGVSVVQLIYRLGTHLIRNQAINRILTFIGLPIALLYVFGWLDTVTSELEEISFEIGNIHFSAYTIVRTLIFGAVLFWLGRISNRTGQKVIRSQKQLDTSTKEVAAKLFQIALFVLIFILLLQIMGIDVTTLVVFGGAIGVGLGFGLQQIAANFISGIIILLDRSITIDDYIQLEDGRAGRLRELNMRYAILETFDGKDIMVPNEQFITTAFTNWTHHNQKQRYALNFQVAYDTDLEAMFPIIRDVVASHPKVLSGEHIPIAERPDAEIQEFADSGITILVEFWMEGIDDGDNRVGGDLLLMIWSTLKAHGIEIPFPQREIRLLKDQDQTPNASA from the coding sequence ATGGAACGGCTGGAAATCTGGTTGGAACGCAACCTGGCGCTGGTTGAAACCACGCTGAGCGGGACCGCGTTCTACTATCAGCTCGGCGCCATCGCGGCCGCGCTCGCCGCATCCTGGCTGCTCTCCACCCTGATCCAGCGCCGCTTCTTCTGGTTCAGCCGGGAGCCGAAGGCGTCCGAGGGCTACGAGATCAGATGGGCCTTCTTCCGCGCCCGCACGCTGGTCTTCCCCTTCACCTGCGTCGTCGTCTTCGGCGCTCTCTCGGTCTTCGGCGAGACCGCGTTCGGGGAGAACTGGCTGATCCGCATCGCCCAGGGCGTCTCGGTGGTTCAGCTCATCTACCGCCTCGGCACGCACCTGATCCGCAACCAGGCGATCAACCGCATCCTGACCTTCATCGGCCTGCCGATCGCGCTGCTCTACGTCTTCGGCTGGCTCGACACGGTGACCAGCGAGCTCGAGGAAATCAGCTTCGAGATCGGCAATATCCATTTCTCGGCCTACACGATCGTGCGCACGCTGATCTTCGGCGCGGTGCTGTTCTGGCTGGGGCGCATCTCCAACCGCACCGGCCAGAAGGTCATCCGCAGCCAGAAGCAGCTCGACACCTCCACGAAGGAAGTGGCCGCCAAGCTGTTCCAGATCGCGCTGTTCGTGCTGATCTTCATCCTGCTGCTGCAGATCATGGGCATCGACGTGACCACCCTGGTGGTCTTCGGCGGCGCCATCGGCGTCGGCCTCGGCTTCGGTCTGCAGCAGATCGCGGCGAACTTCATCTCCGGCATCATCATCCTGCTGGACCGTTCGATCACCATCGACGACTACATCCAGCTGGAGGACGGCCGCGCGGGCCGGCTGCGCGAACTCAACATGCGCTACGCCATCCTGGAGACCTTCGACGGCAAGGACATCATGGTGCCGAACGAGCAGTTCATCACCACGGCCTTCACCAACTGGACGCATCACAACCAGAAGCAGCGCTACGCGCTCAACTTCCAGGTCGCCTACGACACCGACCTGGAAGCGATGTTCCCCATCATCCGCGACGTCGTCGCCAGCCATCCGAAGGTGCTCAGCGGCGAGCACATTCCCATCGCCGAGCGTCCAGATGCGGAAATCCAGGAGTTCGCCGATTCGGGCATCACGATCCTGGTCGAGTTCTGGATGGAGGGGATCGATGATGGCGACAACCGCGTCGGCGGCGATCTGCTGCTGATGATCTGGTCGACGCTGAAGGCGCACGGCATCGAGATCCCGTTCCCGCAGCGGGAGATCCGGCTGCTGAAGGACCAGGACCAGACCCCGAATGCATCCGCCTGA
- a CDS encoding malate dehydrogenase, translating into MHRVGAATFEAAGCAPEEARRIITRLAGANLRGHDSHGVIRIPRYVQWAEDGVQIPGQTIALMVDQPVFAVIDGRFGFGQTIGEQAVDIGIAKAKENGVSLTALRNSGHLGRIGDWAERAAEAGLVSMHMVNVRGSLLVAPFGGIDRRSSTNPFCIGVPRDGDEPIVLDFATSLVAEGKALVALKGGKPLPPDAIVDGEGNITGDPRPLYGDVSDGAFPDPAKGPGALRAFGEHKGFGMNFMMEMLAGALTGSGTAGALGEDERRRFCNGMLSIYIDPSALAAAPREMGNGLFEEITAYAAFVKSARPTAPGGEVLIPGEKERQVMAERLASGLPLAPEAWADIVATAARKGVDLTGAAA; encoded by the coding sequence ATGCACCGCGTCGGCGCGGCCACTTTCGAGGCGGCGGGCTGCGCGCCCGAGGAAGCGCGGCGCATCATCACCCGGCTCGCCGGCGCCAACCTGCGTGGTCACGACAGCCACGGCGTGATCCGCATACCGCGCTATGTGCAGTGGGCCGAGGACGGCGTCCAGATTCCCGGCCAGACGATCGCGCTGATGGTCGACCAACCGGTCTTCGCGGTGATCGACGGCCGCTTCGGCTTCGGCCAGACCATCGGCGAGCAGGCTGTCGACATCGGCATCGCCAAGGCGAAGGAAAACGGCGTCTCGCTGACCGCGCTCAGGAACTCGGGCCATCTGGGCCGCATCGGCGACTGGGCGGAGCGTGCGGCCGAGGCCGGGCTGGTCTCCATGCACATGGTCAATGTCCGCGGTTCCCTGCTGGTCGCGCCCTTCGGCGGCATCGACCGGCGCAGCAGCACCAATCCCTTCTGCATCGGCGTGCCGCGAGACGGCGACGAGCCCATCGTGCTCGACTTCGCCACTTCCCTGGTGGCGGAGGGCAAGGCGCTGGTGGCGCTGAAGGGCGGCAAGCCCCTGCCGCCCGACGCCATCGTCGACGGCGAAGGCAATATCACCGGCGATCCCCGCCCGCTCTATGGCGACGTCTCCGACGGCGCCTTTCCCGACCCGGCCAAAGGGCCCGGCGCGCTGCGCGCCTTCGGCGAACACAAGGGCTTCGGCATGAATTTCATGATGGAGATGCTGGCGGGTGCGCTGACCGGCTCCGGCACCGCCGGCGCTCTGGGCGAGGACGAACGGCGGCGATTCTGCAACGGCATGCTGTCGATCTACATCGACCCGTCGGCGCTGGCCGCCGCGCCACGGGAGATGGGCAACGGCCTGTTCGAGGAGATCACCGCCTACGCCGCCTTCGTGAAGTCGGCGCGGCCCACGGCGCCCGGCGGCGAGGTGCTGATCCCCGGCGAGAAGGAGCGCCAGGTGATGGCGGAACGGCTGGCGAGCGGCCTGCCGCTGGCGCCGGAAGCCTGGGCCGATATAGTCGCCACGGCCGCGCGCAAGGGCGTGGACCTGACCGGGGCGGCGGCCTGA